GACAGGTTgcctaacatttttatttctaaaaacattGATTGCCAACCCGTGTCACAAACACTAAGAGAGTATTACAGTCTTTCATTCCTAAACTGGTGAAATGTTTAGCACAAACAGTTAAGTCATATTTATTTAACAATTGTTTTAGAGCAAACAGACTTGTCAGATAAAAAGTAATATgattcttttgtaaaaaaatgatatGTAATTATCCAAAGGTCTGTGTTGGTGATTGATATTTGAAGAGTGTACATCAGTGACTTTAAGTGCACATCAGTGACTGTTATTATTATGATGATTGTTTGTATGTAGATAACTACCTTACTTTTGAAGTGTAATACAGATTGTAGATTTTCTGCATTTCATTGACAAGATCAAAATTTGCAAGCAAACAATTTTGTCCAAGTTTTCCGCATGTGTTTAGATAATGTGATATGTCACTTTTTTCTTGTAAAGCAAATAACATTAACTACTTTTATATGGAGAATTGCCACTTCTCTGCAACTTTTTTGTAAATCTAATTGATAGCTATGATTGCATCGTGTTTATCTTATTGCCCAAGTCTGCATtgttagctcgtctgatttttgaaaaaaaatatctacaaaGTATTATCGTCACTTGTTCGTCTTCGTCGAtgttggttaatttttttgtttagctCCACCTCTCGAAAACTGTAAAAGTTGCAGCTTTGAAATATTGTACACaagtttatcatcattagatgactgtgtaggccaagaaccagaAAAACTCTGATTTGCAATTtgtcaaattatggcccttttgtacttagaaaatttgagtttcttggtcattttttcttattaagttccaccttttctaaaaaactATACGAGCtactgctttgaaactttgcacacttcttTATCATCATAAGGTTACTAGGTAGGCCAGCAACTATAGCTTTAACCTGCATTTtcccagaattatggccctttttctacttagaatttctgAACTGTAACTcctttcttacatattgtccaacACTTACAGATCAGCGATGAAACcccaggcggtgctcttgtttttcatttgcaATGGTCTAATGTTGTTTTATAATTAAAGAATGAAAGCCTTATgaatttcaaacaatttatttCTTTGGAACTGcttcatgtttaaataatttttggtagaAATTACATTTTATCTTCCATACTGTCAATTTTACCCTTCTTTTCATATGtcacatgtataatatatttcaCTGGTGTCACAATATATAACGGTAAAAGTTacttgttttttatatttattttctataagAATCAAGATAACTTTGATGTGCTCATTCCCCATGTACATGacattcatttataaaaatatgtctTAGAAATGTCTGATAAAAATTTCCTTCtagaaattacatttttatcttcCATACTGATAAAAATTTCCTTCTAGAAAAGGCGGCCAATTTGGATAGGGGGTACAGattaatatgttaatatttttcagTCAGTTTACTTTGAAACTGAACAAATTTTGGTTTTGAATACTCAGTAATAGACTTGATTAACAAGAAGAAATAGtgtaaaaatcattgttatgAAACTCTGTAGCTCTATTTACAATTACGGTCACTGTCGACTAAGTCAAAATCAGAAGATTAGCAGAGttaataaaaattgtaataattttcaaaatttacggTAAATGttcctaaaattttaaaatcaacttACCTTTTGGGTACATATACTAGAAATATAGGGTTTATGTAGATTTTCAATATTGACTAGTGTGCTAATGCCTTAACAGTATACTTGTGCGTATAACTATTAGATGAGCCTGTAAAGTGCAGCTTGACTTTAATTCTGTATTAGTGTAGTTACAGAGAAAATGTCTGTCCAACGTTTAGGTGAAGCATATTATTACTTGTTCCGTCTGTCTATCCGTCCGTACGTCGCAACCAAAACAGCTGCTAAGTCTCTATGATTTTagacattttaattatataaattgttaaataCGTATTGCTGTTTGCTATATTCATAAGCAGCTGTGAAACAAAGTGATTGTTCCTGAAATACCCTTCTATATAtgccataaaatttataaaactattttaatttaactacttaaagggccataatggcTTTGTTTATTATGTGACTGCCGCTTGTGCTGTTATGGACGTAAAATCCATTTCAAAATCGGCTGTCGTTGTGTTCGGTCCTCGGAGATGGACTCGGTTAAGTTGTTCGAGGTTAATTGACAACTTGGAtaagtttgtttcattttaccttagtaataaaactataaccaCATTAATTATGCACCATCGGTTTTACTTAAGGACGAGCATCAACTAGCTTAACATAATATTAAGGGGCACAAACTGTCATACCTTGGAAACATTATCAGCATTGACTAAGTCCTAAACATATTTTTCCAAAACGAAATCGGCTCTTGTTGTGTCTGGTCCCAGGAGGGACGAGCAAAGTTTAGAAAAGGTCAGGGCTAAGGTTTGgctattttaaaaacttaaatgaCATCTTGTTTTTACACAATATGAGGGCTACTGACTACTCAGCATTAGGCAAATTACTGTGAAAATCGGTCTTGTTCGTTAACTATGGGTGCttgacataacataacataacaagcAAGTGTTTAAATTTGATTCAGTTTTATTGAATGCGTGTATACAGTTCATCACTATCTAGTACCAATTTCAGCAATTATGTCTCTGAAACAAGTTGCATTTCGTCGTCTTCTCTCAGTAAACACGGACGGTGGCATCGGCCGGTAATGCTTCTTTCTATCAACGTATCTGATAAATCTGTCTACGATTCCGTGATCCACGAATGAGAATATGAAAAGTCCATTACACACCATCCAGTATACCTTCTCACTATTTgctatataagtattaaaagtagtcaaaactacaaaaacttttttttaaaaaaatcactttatttttaaccaacgttcggctacattagccttcttcagggttcaaaataaacataacaaaggaagtgacgtcaacgtcaaacgacgtcgatgacgacaacgtcaacattaaacaaaaagtttggcgtaaaaatcataaacaggatcatagtatgatacataaatactGGTTAAAAAAATGCAGTATGAGTGCAATGATTAAGGAATACATACACAGTAATAATATAAACGAatataacaagtatttcagaaaggcattaatacagaatttttgaattcattccttgtggAGACACAGTGCCCAAACGATACATCCAGTAAAtctcttttaaaagccttttccaaGGATTAGTTACTTTATCAATGGGCATAAACGAGAAATCCTGAATAGTATGTccttgagaattaaaatgttcagaaacattagtagtagtttctggataatgattgatatcaaatctgtgactattcattctttgtgaacattgctggtgcgtttgtccaacttactgtttcaaacatttattacatgttattgagtaaataacatcagttgaactgcatgacagatcatgtctaacattataacaagatgaactggtggaactagaaaatgaattatcttcattaatatttaaacagtgtGTACAGCGACGTCTATAACATTAACTTACACTACAGTTTATGTCTTTCTTGCTCAGCCTAGAATGAACTaaacatcttgaatattcttGGGTCTTTTGTAAGCAACAATAGGTTTATAGTCATATAATTGTCTAACACTCTCTTGTTGAGAATACTTTAGAAGATTCCAATAttggtttattattttaccaatattaGGCAATGATGGATTGTAGGTACATACAAAAGGAATGACTTTATCCGTATTTCTGTTACTGCACGAATTAAGAGCATCTTGCATTGAAAGAGAAGAGGCCTTCTTTAATGCCTCATTTATAACACATTCAGGGTAGTTACGTGCTTGAAAGTATTCTCTGAGCTTGTCCATTTCCTTGTCAAAAATGGTATTATCCGAAGTAATACGCCTAAAGCGCTTAGCCTGGCTAAATGGAATACCCTTTTTACATGGAACTGGGTGACATGATGAAAATTCTATGTACTGATGATTGTTAGCGTCTTTTTCATGAACACTAGTGTGCAAGataccattttcatctttttctatgTTAACATCTAAAAAAGTAGCAGTATCTTTAGAGtaacaatatgtaaattttatagtaTCATGAAAACTGTTCAATCTGTCAAAAAAGTCTAATAAGTCCTCTTCTGAATGATTccagatgaaaaaaatatctaaaaaacgTAACCAGATAAGTGGTTTCTTATCACAGGAGtcaataaattctttttcaagtttaccCATAAATAGAGAGGCAAAACAATGAGGCATTTTTGTTCCCATAGCAGTTCCAAAtgtttgaatgtaattaatttcaTTGAACTGGAAGTCGTTTTTTGTAAGTATTAATTCAATGATTTTAGAAATGGAGTTAATAGAATCCTGTGGTCTACTAccattttccataaaatatttgcaagcaTCTATGCCCTCACCATGAGGAATATTACTGTATAAAGATGTTACATCGAGTGTTACAAGATATGCATCTTTATCTATGCTAGAgaggttttgtaactttttgataAAGTATGTAGTGTCTTTTACATAGGAAGGTAAAGATTCCATGTAAGGTTTAAAGATTGTATCAACATATGCAGACATATTTTCAGTTAAATCTCCACAACCTGAAATAATAGGTCTCCCTGGGTAACCTAGGGGTAAATCTGGGTCAAACGTTTTATGAATTTTAGGTAATATATAAAATTGCGGCACTCTGTCTGCGTTTGAGGGGTATAGATTTTCTAAAGTTGATtctctaatattttctaaattgttaaGACTATCATGTATGTCTTTATTGAACAATTTCTGGGGATTTTCATCAAGTCTCttataatatttgttgttttctaGCTGTCTATAAGCCTCAGAAATATAATCTTTTCTGTTCATTATAACGACACTGGAACCTTTGTCTGCTTTCTTCACGACAATAGTTTCATCTTGACTCAGTTGTTTTAACGCCTCTTGTTcttcttttgataaatttgatcTGTATTTGTACTTTTTTGTCACTAAGCAAAATTTCATTGGTAACTGCCTCTATATAAAAATCAAGGGTTGAGTCTCTACCAGATTTGGGTATAAACGTAGATTTAGAATTATCTCTCTTATTAAAGTTATTATCTGCAGAGTTATTTATTACTTCAGAGTCGGTAAAAGAGGTAAAGTATTCTTTAAGGCGTAATTTTCTAGTGAATTCAAAAACATCTTGCTTCAGCTGAATAACATTATGATGTTTTGGCTTCAGACAATATTTTAAACCTTTACCCAGCAGTCTATATTCTGTGCCGGTTAATTTTCTGTTCGAAAGGTTAATTACCGTTTTCTTACCCCTTTCAAAAAGTTGCAAACAGTGCTACAATGTTTACGAATTCGTTTCTCCATGACTGTACCGAATAGTAATCCATCAGAACAAGTAGCAACCTGGTATCATACTTTGATACAATGATTTCATATTTCATCGCTGGATCTGACAAGTACGCGAGAAAAAGCATATGTAAAAGTTCGGTGTCATCTTCTTCAAGGAAGCCATACATTTGTTCCTCAAAGTATCTCTCGTGACAGTCACTGAGCAACAATGTCTTTTCTGTCTCGTCGTACATATCTTCGTCGTGTGATAACAGCATGTCCAGAGTCTGAGATCTCTGTCTGAACGTTTCAATGCTGATGATATGTGCAAGCATCTTGTAGAATCTATGAGTTGTATGATAACCTTTTGTGTGTTGACAGTACAACTGCATTCAAGAGAATGAAGCTCGAGGGTCTATTTCTCTGGTACTGTAccgaaaaataactttttctatcaatctgctttctgattggtcagtacAAAGTAGGCGTGGTTTAAATGCCACATTCTGATTGGTCGAAACTATTTTGCTAGAAAGAGTGTACGCTGATGTGTTTAAACTCTCATTCTGTATCTGAACAATGAACAGTGCAGCCGCAAATTTACTGAGCTCATTCATGACGAAGAGTCGTCGACAAGCAGTAGAAAGTATTGTCAAGTACAAACAAAAAGGCCTCATGAGAAGAGCTCAGAACTTGATTCAAAACATTGATAATGTAGTTACCTGTATCAACTTGGATCGTTACTTGTATCAGCTTGGATCATGGACGAGATCCTTCGTTGTTCAAGAATAGCTTGTCGACGCTATCCAAACTGAATTTGTGGGAAAACGAAATTAGAGAGGCAACGAACGACTAAGATATGCCGGACATCATATCTGCTGCAAGATTTCTTTTGGAGAATCAAGGCTTGCTGAGGGATGAAATTGGTAAGTTAACACTTTCAACTTAAACTTGATACTTTTACTTTTTAGTTTTAGCTAAAAGTGGCTTGTTGAATTAACcatgtaacattttttaaaaggtttaactGACGTTCGTTTATTCCTCTGTTTCAGACAAAATGGACAAAGCAAAGAAACAGATCACACTAACAGAAACCATCGTCATAAGCGATGAGGAAAATGAAAAGTTGCCAAAATTGACTCATTCTGCCGACGGTTTAAAATCCAGAACACGAAGCATTAGAGGATTTCACAAATTCAATCCATACAGGAGAGCAACGAGcactgctactgctacagctaCAGCTACAAGCACAAGTATAGAGTCGAATGCTGATGACACGAGTAAAACGGTTTTAACAGAGTCAGATTGGCGACGAAGAGAAGAAGAGCTGAGCAAGAGTCACAAGATGGAAATATCTGCAAGAGAATAACTATTAACCTGTGTTATTTGTTTAACAAACAGGAAAGAGTTTACTCTAATACCTTGTGCTGATACATTTTGTGAGGACTGTGCTTATGTAATGGAGAGACAGAATGAATGTTGCTTCTGTAAGTCGAACGTTCAAACCAGTgttaaatcaataaaatctggaaagtagatccctcggaagcaccgagaacaaggcaaacagtgaaaattgcagactcggtttgattgagtctgttcataagcagtaatgaaaaatgcaacactgcccacgccctctagcaccggcttaagcagtactCAATCTTCAAACCTAAATgacttgaaatcaatgatcccgaaggaccagaaaatataacaacactgagatgaagtcggggcgacattttacggccgccacacagcacttaacacccgctgttgtgaagtaaataaaatctggaaagtagatccctcggaagcaccgagaacgaggcaaacagtgaaaattgcagactcggtttgattgagtctgttcatgagcagtaatgaaaaatgcaacactgcccacgccccctagcatcagCTTAAGCAGTactcaatcttcaaatctaaatgactTGAAATCAATCAGACTAACCGATTAATACTTTTGCTTTGTTCTGACAAAAGATGATGCACTGGATATAAAATGTTCAGAAGAATGCCATGTCTTACTTTgtcatattttaatgtaaacatagCAAACTCACTTAGTCTAGGCAGATTTTGAAACAATGTCCTAATCGAGACTCAGTATGTCATCATGTTTTCTGTACAAGTGCACAAGAACGCTGCTACGAATCCTGATGATTAAACTTTTTCATTATAGATACGTTAACGCCTTGAGCAATCTAACAGGCAAATGAAAACTCAATCTGGAGAAAACGTTGCATGAAACATGAGTCTTGTATGTGTTATATCAATTTCTGTCGTGGTAAGAAAATCAAACCAGTTTGTTAATCACCTAAAAAAGCAGTGATTTATTTgcgtttaaggtattggacccgtaatagagtagcttctttttgaagagtattcaattcttatCCATatacctactttgactgcaattttcagggggcgtaggttcaagcctcactgggaccaaaattattttccccatattttccttttttctagtatgtttttaccattttcaagacttattatggatgtattgtacaaaagtggaacattttcattttataagggatttcttgctgttcaaagtgaatttacctctgaatcaggaggggtagagctAGACATCTTTacaaatactgagttacatgcggtaaaagttctctattttgccttcattctttagattacatattgtggaagaaattcaGGTAGCTTTTACTTCCGTCCAAAGTTATTTTTTGAACgcagtgagcaaaattcaaaacagacccacagcatttttcaatgttggagttagaattatgtcttattaaatccgtttacttgaggcaccctagagaaaaatgatatttacagttttattttgtgttctataattgtttaacaatagtttgatgtttcttttatcaaaagtaatgctgtaatgaattctctgcaaacgttttagaaaGTGAcaatcacattgaaatttgtctctacttgacaGTGAGGAAATACCAcagattatacaaaatttacagaaaacggctcggtaaaagttgtttaaaatttgcaacacagtgcgaaacatggtcaactttaagaatataccatatgccattttttaaacattactattaggggtccaataccttaagtttgTATCAATTTCATAGCAAAATAGTTGGTCTTAATTAGGCATCTATGCTCTCCGGCATGTAAAAATATTGTGTCCGATTCTCCAGCATGACATTTCGTTTTTCCACAGTAAGCTAATGAGACATCGGCTCAAAGTATGAGCCGACGTATTCATTCGGCATTGCAAtatcaaatttagaaaaaaatgaacagtACCAAATTTATTCGACTCTGCATTTATCCAGACTTGTCACTGGCTTGTCTCGAGAACAAACTGTCATCTGAGAATCCAGAAACTCTAGATCACAGGGCCTCGACCCAAGGTTGCATTAAAAGAAATTTGGGATAGAGTGCCAATCTACAGAAGAAACAGAGAGAAGAAGTAGAAGCCAAATTCACTTCAAATTGACCGAATCGGTATCTCCACAAGACATTGTCATGCCAATCCCGATACTTGCCGCAATGCCTGGGCGACAAGGCTGTTCAAAGGTAGTAGCGAACATCTCAATTGAGAGGCATTGTTCTTTCTAAGAACGTGGTGTTGGCATGTTATATCTTGAAGACAATCATTGCAATGACGGGCAAACTAATCCCCTGCACCGGCTTCATTGCCTACTAGATGCAGAGTCGGGCCGAAGTGACAGTTTACCCGCGCCGATCTATGAAAGTCAATTTGAATGTGAACTATCGGTTGCCGTTCGGTCCACTAGTGTTTTTGATTTCGATAGTTTGAAATGAGAAAGAGatttgtgtttgccaaagttTTAAAAGTTCAATATGGCATACACCAGAGTCGGGCTTCTAAGTTTTTTGTACTAGGATGACGTTGCAAGCTTGTCGTGAGTAGGCACCATTTGGCATACAGAGCTGGTTTGTATACCCGATCTAGCAATCTTAGCGGACATAATAAGACCAGATGATTCCTACTTTTCCAAGCTTGTAACGCCTCGTGATGACCAAAAACGGTTCCTTATGCTACTGCACATCACCCTACCATAGCATGAAGCTGGTCTAACGACACCTCCATACTTTTGGCTGTCCTGTTTTTGCCTAAACTTAGCCCAGCTGTAGCGATATCGGTTGCCGTTCGGTCTGTTAGCATTAggaattttgatttttgtttttgaagagcAAGAGAAGAGAGAAAGAGGTTGCATCGTTTTATGTACAGCTGTTACATGCCAAATAAGCTGTACACTAGATACAACATTGAATTTGAAGCTTTGATTTTTTCAGTTACAAGCAAAAGCTTGTGTTCGCCAAAGTTCTGAAATTTTGATGTCATTTACACCATCATGTAGCAGTGTGAGTAAGCCAATATTGGTTTTCTTAAATTAAGCTAAACAAGAAGTAAGGATACGAAAACGCCCCTTGCCGTACTCCACCCCCAATGATATAAGTGATAAAGTCCTGTgcagagagaaaaaacaacaataaatagcTAAATTAAGTTGTGCACAACTTTTCTTAAGAACTAACAACTAAGACTTAACTAGCATATCTTATACTAAGGTTGCAAAGGTCCCGTCGCTCTCGTTTCAAACAACTTGTCGTTGCTCCTAAGATGCAAAAAAAGATGAAGGAAAAAATGTGTTTCGTTAATTGGCTATCGCATTTTCTGGCGATTTGCAAAAGCACTGAACGATCAACAGGTGACCATGTCTACCATTATTATCGGAACGCAGCATCAAGTTGATGCGAGACTCAAACAGTAGACACTCAGAGGACCTCGAGAGTAAGTATATCATCTCGAGGGTCATTTCAATCACTGAGAATTCTGGCTGTCTTAGGCTGGAAAGATATTCCTTACTATTGCGGGGACAGGAGCTCAACCGTATTTCCGTTGTCGGTAAAGCGAGACAATCCTCGCCCTAAGTGGTTACGTCGAACACCGGACATTCTCAATTGATTGAAACCCCTGATCAAGTTCTAGCCGAACCAAGACTTGGCATCGCTATGTCAATGTGCGTTGCCAGTCTTATGTCCTAACCAAATCCTAACATATGCATTTCGAGAGAGACG
Above is a genomic segment from Mercenaria mercenaria strain notata unplaced genomic scaffold, MADL_Memer_1 contig_4997, whole genome shotgun sequence containing:
- the LOC128554386 gene encoding uncharacterized protein LOC128554386, whose amino-acid sequence is MKFCLVTKKYKYRSNLSKEEQEALKQLSQDETIVVKKADKGSSVVIMNRKDYISEAYRQLENNKYYKRLDENPQKLFNKDIHDSLNNLENIRESTLENLYPSNADRVPQFYILPKIHKTFDPDLPLGYPGRPIISGCGDLTENMSAYVDTIFKPYMESLPSYVKDTTYFIKKLQNLSSIDKDAYLVTLDVTSLYSNIPHGEGIDACKYFMENGSRPQDSINSISKIIELILTKNDFQFNEINYIQTFGTAMGTKMPHCFASLFMGKLEKEFIDSCDKKPLIWLRFLDIFFIWNHSEEDLLDFFDRLNSFHDTIKFTYCYSKDTATFLDVNIEKDENGILHTSVHEKDANNHQYIEFSSCHPVPCKKGIPFSQAKRFRRITSDNTIFDKEMDKLREYFQARNYPECVINEALKKASSLSMQDALNSCSNRNTDKVIPFVCTYNPSLPNIGKIINQYWNLLKYSQQESVRQLYDYKPIVAYKRPKNIQDV